From the genome of Jannaschia sp. S6380:
CCATCGGATACCGGCTGGACCCGCGCGACCTGGCCCAGGACGGCGTTCGGGACGCGCGCGCCTGGCTGGCCGCGCAGGACCCGGAGGCCGACAAGATCGTCTTTGCAACCGCCGAACCCAAGGTGGTGCAGGCCGCGCAGGAGGCATTGGGCGTGACGCGGGCCGGCACGCTGGTCGAGGAGGCGATGGCCGTGCTGGCGCAGGACGCCCGCGCGATGGGCATCGGCCGGATCGTGGTCGCGGGTGGTGAGACCTCGGGCGCGGTGACGCGGGCGCTGGATGTCGACCGGCTGCGTATCGGTCCCGAGATCGCGCCGGGGGTGCCCTGGTGTTTTGCCGGCAACGGATCCGCGTTGGCGCTGAAGTCGGGGAATTTTGGTGCGGCGACATTCTTCGCCGATGCCTTTTCCCTGCTGGACAAGGGGGCTGCCGTCGCCGCGCGCTGACGGCTAGGGTCGATGGGATGACCGACCGATCCTGTCCGAACTGCGGTGCCGCGCTTCCGGCAATCCTCGCCCACGCGCGGATGGTGAATTGCGCGTTCTGCGGCAGCTCGATCGTGCTGGATGACGCCACGCTGCGGCTGGCCGGCCGGGCCGGAGAGATGCTGGACGCGCCCGAATTGATCGAACTGGCCCGGCCGGTGCGCCTGCCGCAGGGCGTGTTCACGGCCCGGGGCCATGTCCGCTATGACTACGGGCGGGGACATTGGGACGAGTATCACGGCGATCTGGACGGCGATCTGGTCTGGGTCTCGGTGGACGAGGGCGACGTCGTTCTGCAGCGCCCCCTGGCCGACCCGCCGCAGGGGGCGCGCACGCTGTTTCGCCTCGGGGCAACGTTGCGCGTGATGGGCCTCGACTACACCTGCACCGAGGTGGCGACGGCCCGCGCGGCCGCCTTCCGCGGGCAACTGCCCGAGGCGATCGTGGTGGGCGAGGCGCATCTCTATGCCAACTTCGCCGGTCCGCGCGGGGCCATCTTGTCGGGCGAGGCCTGGACCCTGCCCGGCGGCGAGGAGGCGATCGCCTGGTTCCATGGCCACTGGATCGACCCGTTCGCGGTGAGGCCGGCATGACGGGGCAGGTCCGGTCGATCGATTGTCCGAATTGCGGCGCGGGTCTCGACGTGCTGGGTGGCGGTCGGGTCACCACCAAGATCTGCAGCTACTGCGGGGCGTCGCTGGACGCCACCGACGCGTTCCGCGTGATCGAGGTGTTCGGCAATATGGATCGACCCGAAAGCCCATTTCGCCTGGGCATAACGGGTTCGCTGGACGGCGCGCATTTTACGGTCATCGGCACATTGGGTCAGCGCGAGGCCGCCGATGATGGCGTCTGGTTCTGGGTGGATCACCAGATCTATTCCCCGACGCATGGCTATGCCTGGCTGACGGTCGAGGACGGCCATGTATTGCTGACGCGCAAGGTGCGCGACTGGCCCGAGGGGACGTTCCTGACCGCCGACATGGTGGAGCGGGCCGAGAGCCGGCCTTCGCGGACCTGGCGCGGGCGAACCTATCGCTACTACGCGTGGTCGCGGAGCGAGGTCCATTTCGTCGAGGGCGAATTCAACTTCCGGCCCCGGAAGGGTGACATGGCCCACAGCGTCTCGCTGATGCCGCGCGGCGCCGGTGGCGACATGCTGCAGTTCGTCGAACCGTTCGAGGGCCGAGAGCGCGAGGTCGAGGTGACGACCTATCGGCCCGACGCGGCCGCGGCCTTCGGCGCCCCGCCGCCCACGCCCGAAGGCGTGCATCCGCTGCAGCCCTATCTGGCACCCCGGACACGGGCATTCCGGACCGGATTCTTCGCCGCGATGACGGCGGTCGCGGTCGCGCTCGCCCTTCTGGCCTGGGCCGCGCAACCACCGGCGCAACAGGTCTATGCCGGGCCCCCGGCCGGGTTCCCCGAAGTCGGAACCTTCGAGGTCGAACGGATCGACCGGCCCGTTCGGGTGGAATTGCACCAGGACCTCTCCAACGATTTCGCCGATTACGACCTGACGCTGACCGATCCCGCGGGCGAGGTTCTGGCCGAGACCTATCGCGGCATCAGCTATTACAGCGGCGGATCGGGCGCCGACCGCTGGAGCGAGGGCAGCCGCTATGCCCGCTTGGGCTTTGCCCCGACGGTGCCGGGGATCTATTCGCTCTCGCTTCTGGGCGACGCGTCGCAGGGCGGGGCGGCATCGGATCCGAACGCGCGTTTGCGTGTGACGGTGCAGACCGGGCAGACCAATCCGATCTGGCTATGGTGCGCGGCGGGCCTGTTCGCGCTGGCCTTCCTGTGGCAGGCCTCGGGCGGGTGGCGGCACCGATGGGCGCGCTGGCGCGGCAGCGACTGGACGGAGGACGATTGATGGCCCTACGCGCACTCATCGTGATCGGATCGCTGGCCCTGCTGGGCGGGGCGGGCTGGGCCAGTTGGACGGGCGTGGGCATCGTCAGCGCGGATACCGGCCGCGCCGCCGTGATCGCGGGACGGTCGGTGCGCAGCGGCTCCGTCGGAACGGGCGGCGTCGGCCGCGTGCGCGTGAAATAGAACGAGGAGATACCATGACCGCCTTCGAGAACATCGTCTTCGCCGAAATCGTCTCGACGATCTTCTACACCTTCTTCGGCCTGTCGTTGATGCTGGCCTGCTGGTGGCTGATCGAGCTGTTCACGCCGTTCTCGCTCCGCAAGGAACTGGAGGAGGACCAGAACACGGCGATCGCGATCGTCATGGGCGCGATGTTCATCGCCCTTGCCATCATCATCGCCGCCGTCATGCGGAGCTGATGCACCCCCATCCGCGCGCCACGCGCATCTGGCTGCTGGCGGCGACGCTGGTCGTCGCCGTCGCGGGCCTGATCTACGAGTTGATCGCGGCCACGGTGTCCAGCTATCTGCTGGGCGACAGCGTCCGACAGTTCAGCTTCGTCATCGGTGTCTTCCTGTCGGCGATGGGCGTGGGCGCCTGGGTCTCGCGCTATGTGCGCGATCCGGT
Proteins encoded in this window:
- a CDS encoding DUF4178 domain-containing protein, with amino-acid sequence MTGQVRSIDCPNCGAGLDVLGGGRVTTKICSYCGASLDATDAFRVIEVFGNMDRPESPFRLGITGSLDGAHFTVIGTLGQREAADDGVWFWVDHQIYSPTHGYAWLTVEDGHVLLTRKVRDWPEGTFLTADMVERAESRPSRTWRGRTYRYYAWSRSEVHFVEGEFNFRPRKGDMAHSVSLMPRGAGGDMLQFVEPFEGREREVEVTTYRPDAAAAFGAPPPTPEGVHPLQPYLAPRTRAFRTGFFAAMTAVAVALALLAWAAQPPAQQVYAGPPAGFPEVGTFEVERIDRPVRVELHQDLSNDFADYDLTLTDPAGEVLAETYRGISYYSGGSGADRWSEGSRYARLGFAPTVPGIYSLSLLGDASQGGAASDPNARLRVTVQTGQTNPIWLWCAAGLFALAFLWQASGGWRHRWARWRGSDWTEDD
- a CDS encoding DUF350 domain-containing protein, coding for MTAFENIVFAEIVSTIFYTFFGLSLMLACWWLIELFTPFSLRKELEEDQNTAIAIVMGAMFIALAIIIAAVMRS
- a CDS encoding DUF4178 domain-containing protein, whose product is MTDRSCPNCGAALPAILAHARMVNCAFCGSSIVLDDATLRLAGRAGEMLDAPELIELARPVRLPQGVFTARGHVRYDYGRGHWDEYHGDLDGDLVWVSVDEGDVVLQRPLADPPQGARTLFRLGATLRVMGLDYTCTEVATARAAAFRGQLPEAIVVGEAHLYANFAGPRGAILSGEAWTLPGGEEAIAWFHGHWIDPFAVRPA